One part of the Streptomyces sp. NBC_00286 genome encodes these proteins:
- a CDS encoding extracellular solute-binding protein: protein MRIATRHAVRTLQTLCVTVTAALVATGCGRSEDSGPGKDAPAEIGAGKAKGTVVMWSLGDPDEDMKALAKKFEQENPDADVKITAVPWDGAHDKLTTAIAGGNTPDMSMVGSTWMAEMAALNGFQATPKSIKSSDFYPGQWDTTKYKDTSYGIPFIADTQAIYYRTDLTTKAGIKGALADDRAGYIKDLKAIQATVGKENPKLRHASGLVMGFNSWIFWLPMVWQEGGDIYDAETEKFTFDTPEVAKALEDYASVPKQGLAPTDRADNVQSFQDGLTAVYQEGAWAGGTFHKDSPKLDGKWKTMPVPYTKQPAAFAGGTDLAVFKEAKNPDTAWKFAQFLTEPANLATYSKATGSLPPSPQAWTEGKLTEDENLKPFAEQLEVGKAPPAITTWQQIADAIDSELEKLTLGKATVAQVQKTLQSKATSIGTGR from the coding sequence ATGCGTATCGCAACCCGTCACGCCGTCAGAACTCTCCAGACCCTGTGCGTCACCGTCACGGCAGCCTTGGTGGCCACCGGCTGCGGCCGGAGCGAGGATTCCGGCCCCGGCAAGGATGCGCCCGCCGAGATCGGCGCGGGCAAGGCCAAGGGGACGGTGGTCATGTGGTCCCTGGGTGACCCCGACGAAGACATGAAGGCGCTGGCCAAGAAGTTCGAGCAGGAGAACCCGGACGCCGATGTCAAGATCACCGCGGTGCCGTGGGACGGCGCCCACGACAAGCTGACCACCGCGATAGCCGGCGGCAATACACCGGACATGTCCATGGTGGGCAGCACCTGGATGGCGGAGATGGCCGCCTTGAACGGCTTCCAGGCCACTCCGAAGTCGATCAAGTCCTCGGACTTCTACCCCGGCCAGTGGGACACCACCAAGTACAAGGACACCTCGTACGGCATCCCGTTCATCGCCGACACCCAAGCGATCTACTACCGGACCGACCTCACCACGAAGGCCGGCATCAAGGGCGCCCTCGCCGACGACCGGGCCGGATACATCAAGGACCTCAAGGCCATTCAGGCCACCGTCGGCAAGGAGAACCCCAAGCTGCGCCATGCCAGCGGGCTGGTGATGGGCTTCAACTCCTGGATCTTCTGGCTGCCCATGGTCTGGCAGGAGGGCGGCGACATCTACGACGCCGAGACCGAGAAGTTCACCTTCGACACGCCCGAGGTCGCCAAGGCGCTGGAGGACTACGCGAGCGTCCCGAAGCAGGGCCTGGCGCCGACCGACAGGGCGGACAACGTGCAGAGCTTCCAGGACGGGCTGACCGCCGTCTACCAGGAGGGCGCGTGGGCCGGCGGCACCTTCCACAAGGACTCCCCGAAGCTGGACGGCAAGTGGAAGACCATGCCGGTGCCGTACACCAAGCAGCCCGCCGCGTTCGCGGGCGGCACCGACCTGGCGGTGTTCAAGGAGGCCAAGAACCCCGACACGGCATGGAAGTTCGCCCAGTTCCTGACCGAGCCCGCCAACCTCGCGACCTATTCCAAGGCCACCGGCAGCCTGCCTCCTTCGCCCCAGGCGTGGACCGAGGGGAAGCTGACCGAGGACGAAAACCTGAAGCCGTTCGCCGAGCAGCTCGAGGTCGGCAAGGCGCCGCCCGCCATCACGACCTGGCAGCAGATCGCCGACGCCATCGACTCCGAACTGGAGAAGCTGACCCTCGGCAAGGCCACCGTCGCCCAGGTGCAGAAGACGCTGCAGTCCAAGGCCACCAGCATCGGCACCGGTCGCTGA
- a CDS encoding LacI family DNA-binding transcriptional regulator: MGVTIADVATRAGVSKTTVSRVLNGKGEINENTVLKVRNAISELGYVPSAGAVGLARGTTQMIGMLVPDMAWAWAGIVQSVVATLETEGFGLRMLTVNRGEESLRRLGLQVAAKSFDGLLVIEPEGAMGTITELHEAGLPVVLIDDRFQRPGFPYVATTNREGGEQAARHLLDLGRHRPLVVTGPDEYGCTQERLGGFVDVYAQAGIELGQRSVICGDFRFDSSRSAVAQALADGVEFDAVFGHNDPMAAGVLAALHEAGLKVPGDVAVVGFDDVELASYTYPGLTTIRQPMREMGEAAARLLLDHVRRSPEAAASRVIPTSLVIRGSTLEPKPKPN; the protein is encoded by the coding sequence ATGGGAGTCACGATCGCCGACGTGGCCACGCGGGCCGGGGTCAGCAAGACGACGGTCTCGCGGGTGCTGAACGGCAAGGGCGAGATCAACGAGAACACCGTCTTGAAGGTCCGTAACGCGATATCGGAACTCGGTTATGTGCCGAGCGCCGGGGCAGTGGGTCTCGCCCGCGGCACGACGCAGATGATCGGCATGCTGGTCCCTGATATGGCCTGGGCCTGGGCCGGCATCGTGCAGTCGGTCGTCGCCACGCTGGAGACCGAGGGCTTCGGACTGCGCATGCTGACCGTGAACCGTGGTGAGGAGTCACTGCGCAGACTGGGCCTGCAGGTCGCTGCCAAGTCGTTCGACGGTCTGCTGGTGATAGAGCCCGAGGGTGCCATGGGAACCATCACGGAACTGCACGAAGCGGGGCTGCCGGTGGTGCTGATCGACGACCGCTTCCAGCGGCCGGGATTCCCCTACGTGGCCACCACCAACCGGGAGGGCGGTGAGCAGGCGGCGCGCCACCTGCTGGACCTCGGGCGCCACCGCCCTCTGGTGGTCACCGGTCCTGATGAGTACGGCTGTACTCAGGAACGGCTGGGCGGCTTCGTCGACGTCTATGCGCAGGCCGGGATCGAACTCGGCCAACGCAGCGTCATCTGCGGCGACTTCCGTTTCGACAGCAGTCGGAGCGCGGTCGCGCAAGCCCTCGCGGACGGTGTGGAGTTCGACGCGGTCTTCGGGCACAACGACCCCATGGCGGCCGGCGTGCTTGCGGCCTTGCACGAGGCCGGCCTCAAGGTTCCGGGGGATGTCGCCGTGGTGGGGTTCGATGACGTCGAGCTGGCGTCGTACACCTATCCGGGACTCACCACCATCCGCCAGCCGATGCGGGAGATGGGGGAGGCGGCGGCCCGTCTGCTGCTCGACCATGTGCGGAGATCGCCGGAGGCCGCCGCCTCGCGCGTCATTCCCACCAGCCTGGTGATCCGTGGCTCGACGTTAGAGCCGAAGCCGAAGCCGAACTGA
- a CDS encoding GH32 C-terminal domain-containing protein yields MSSVRVPRHARIRMMAAVATVCALSATPLAPQAVAADTPTYTETYRPQFHFTPKKNWMNDPNGLVYYKGEYHLFYQYNPNGNSWGDMSWGHAVSKDLVHWEELPLALSHDDEEMVFSGSAVVDWNNTTGFGTKKNPPMVAIYTSAYKEGGKQAQSLAYSTDRGRTWTKYQGNPVIDIGSDNFRDPKVQWHAPTKSWLMTVSLSAEHKVRFYSSKNLKDWELQSEFGPAGATGGVWECPDLFPLAVDGDPDNIKWVLVVNINPGGIAGGSAAQYFIGDFDGKKFTADDKGSYTPPVGTVVQDFENTGFGEWTTTGTAFGQGPAAGAVDGQEGVEGFDGKGLANSFHGGDGTTGTLSSPEFTVDSPYLNFKIGGGRHPHEAGTVMDSTPPEGTVLADFEGGTYGDWTATGEAFGTAPATGTLPGQQGVSGFLGDGLANTFLKGDSSTGTLTSPEFTIDKKYVNFLVGGGNHPAGSDNATAVELLVDGQVVRSATGKDAEALNWASWDVGDLAGKKARIRIVDDNTGGWGHLNVDHIVLSDTQARRVSQETSVNLLVDGKVVRSATGADSETLDWASFDVRPYAGKKARIQVVDMNTGGWGHVLADQFTAAEKPAKSVVQRADWADYGKDYYAAVSWENAPGGKRYMIGWMNNWDYGQSVPTSPWRGAQSVPREMALRTVDGQVRLTSKPVGSVKSLRQMRPATASGITVKSTSKPLISRGAKGKALDIEATFSLKDADRFGLKVRTGAGGEETVIGYDATTQELYVDRTRSGVGDFNSTFPGVQTAPLKAKNGKVKLRILVDWSSVEVFGGNGEAVITDQIFPDPASTGVEVFAEGGTATLDHLRAWQLKSVWR; encoded by the coding sequence ATGAGCTCTGTACGCGTACCCCGGCATGCCCGCATACGGATGATGGCGGCGGTGGCGACGGTCTGCGCCCTGTCCGCGACCCCGCTCGCTCCCCAGGCCGTCGCCGCCGACACCCCGACGTATACCGAGACCTACAGACCCCAGTTCCACTTCACTCCGAAGAAGAACTGGATGAACGACCCCAACGGCCTCGTCTACTACAAGGGCGAGTACCACCTCTTCTACCAGTACAACCCGAACGGCAACTCCTGGGGCGACATGTCCTGGGGGCATGCGGTGAGCAAGGACCTCGTGCACTGGGAGGAGTTGCCGCTCGCCCTGTCGCACGACGACGAGGAGATGGTGTTCTCCGGCAGTGCGGTCGTCGACTGGAACAACACCACCGGGTTCGGTACGAAGAAGAACCCGCCCATGGTGGCGATCTACACCAGCGCCTACAAGGAGGGCGGCAAGCAGGCCCAGTCGCTCGCCTACAGCACCGACCGAGGTCGTACCTGGACCAAGTACCAGGGCAATCCCGTCATCGACATCGGCTCCGACAACTTCCGCGACCCCAAGGTCCAGTGGCACGCGCCCACCAAGAGCTGGCTGATGACGGTGTCGCTGTCCGCCGAGCACAAGGTGCGGTTCTACTCGTCCAAGAACCTCAAGGACTGGGAGCTGCAGAGTGAGTTCGGGCCGGCCGGTGCGACGGGCGGCGTGTGGGAGTGCCCCGACCTGTTCCCCCTCGCGGTCGACGGGGACCCGGACAACATCAAGTGGGTCCTGGTCGTCAACATCAACCCTGGTGGTATCGCGGGCGGTTCGGCCGCCCAGTACTTCATCGGCGACTTCGACGGCAAGAAGTTCACGGCGGACGACAAGGGCAGCTACACCCCGCCCGTCGGCACGGTGGTGCAGGACTTCGAGAACACAGGCTTCGGTGAGTGGACGACGACCGGAACCGCGTTCGGCCAGGGACCGGCAGCCGGGGCGGTGGACGGGCAGGAGGGCGTCGAGGGCTTCGACGGCAAGGGCCTCGCCAACAGCTTCCACGGCGGTGACGGGACCACCGGCACGCTCAGCTCGCCCGAATTCACCGTCGACAGCCCCTACTTGAACTTCAAGATCGGTGGCGGGCGGCATCCGCACGAGGCCGGGACCGTCATGGACAGCACTCCGCCCGAGGGTACGGTCCTCGCCGACTTCGAAGGCGGAACCTACGGCGACTGGACGGCGACCGGGGAGGCCTTCGGCACCGCACCGGCCACCGGCACCCTCCCCGGCCAGCAGGGCGTGTCCGGCTTCCTGGGAGACGGGCTGGCCAACACCTTCCTGAAGGGCGACTCCAGCACCGGCACCCTCACGTCGCCCGAGTTCACGATCGACAAGAAGTACGTCAACTTCCTTGTCGGCGGCGGCAATCACCCGGCCGGCTCCGACAACGCGACTGCGGTTGAGCTCCTCGTGGACGGCCAGGTCGTCCGCAGCGCCACCGGGAAGGACGCCGAGGCGCTCAACTGGGCCTCCTGGGACGTCGGCGACCTCGCCGGCAAGAAGGCGCGGATACGGATCGTCGACGACAACACCGGCGGCTGGGGCCACCTCAACGTCGACCACATCGTGCTGTCCGACACTCAGGCACGGCGCGTCTCCCAGGAGACGTCCGTGAACCTGCTCGTCGACGGCAAGGTCGTCCGCAGCGCGACCGGCGCCGACAGCGAGACCCTGGACTGGGCGTCCTTCGACGTGCGCCCGTACGCCGGTAAGAAGGCGCGGATCCAGGTCGTCGACATGAACACCGGCGGCTGGGGCCACGTCCTGGCCGACCAGTTCACCGCCGCAGAGAAGCCCGCCAAGTCCGTTGTGCAGCGCGCCGATTGGGCCGACTACGGCAAGGACTACTACGCGGCGGTGTCCTGGGAGAACGCCCCGGGCGGCAAGCGCTACATGATCGGCTGGATGAACAACTGGGACTACGGCCAGTCCGTCCCCACCTCCCCCTGGCGCGGCGCGCAGAGCGTTCCGAGGGAGATGGCCCTGCGCACCGTCGACGGCCAAGTCCGGCTGACCAGCAAGCCGGTGGGCAGCGTGAAGTCCCTGCGGCAGATGCGCCCGGCGACGGCGTCCGGGATCACGGTCAAGAGCACCTCCAAGCCTCTGATCAGCCGTGGGGCCAAGGGCAAGGCGCTCGACATCGAGGCGACCTTCTCCCTCAAGGACGCCGACCGCTTCGGCCTGAAGGTCCGCACCGGCGCGGGCGGCGAGGAGACCGTCATCGGTTACGACGCCACGACGCAGGAGCTGTACGTCGACCGCACCCGCTCCGGCGTCGGCGACTTCAACAGCACCTTCCCGGGCGTCCAGACCGCCCCCCTGAAGGCCAAGAACGGCAAGGTCAAGCTCCGTATCCTCGTCGACTGGTCATCCGTCGAGGTCTTCGGCGGCAACGGCGAGGCCGTGATCACCGACCAGATCTTCCCCGACCCCGCCAGCACCGGCGTCGAGGTCTTCGCCGAGGGCGGCACCGCCACCCTCGACCACCTGCGGGCGTGGCAGCTGAAGTCCGTCTGGCGGTGA
- a CDS encoding sugar O-acetyltransferase translates to MTHAHEEEVLARIAKGLVYTESEAAFQAPRRRTEQIFEYNHTPPSETEKRRSLLVAIFGSVGERTVLLPPFHAGFGSNVHIGDDFFGNVNLTFVDDVDIRIGNGVMIAPSVTLTTTGHPVHPSRRVDFGRFSEPIVIEDKVWIGSNAVVLPGVRIGYGSVIGAGSVVSRSIPPMTVAVGTPCRVVRAITDEDLTTRTAGY, encoded by the coding sequence GTGACGCATGCTCACGAGGAAGAAGTCCTGGCCCGCATCGCCAAGGGGCTCGTCTACACCGAGTCCGAAGCGGCCTTCCAGGCCCCTCGGCGCCGCACCGAGCAGATCTTCGAGTACAACCACACGCCACCGAGCGAAACGGAGAAGCGTCGATCGTTACTCGTCGCGATCTTCGGCTCGGTCGGTGAACGCACGGTGCTGCTGCCGCCGTTCCACGCCGGATTCGGCAGCAACGTCCACATCGGCGACGACTTCTTCGGGAACGTGAACCTCACGTTCGTCGACGACGTGGACATCCGCATAGGCAACGGTGTCATGATCGCGCCCAGCGTCACCCTGACCACGACGGGACACCCGGTACATCCCTCACGACGCGTCGACTTCGGACGGTTCTCGGAACCGATCGTGATCGAGGACAAGGTGTGGATCGGCAGCAACGCGGTGGTCCTGCCCGGCGTTCGCATCGGATACGGGTCGGTCATCGGCGCCGGCAGCGTCGTCAGCCGCAGCATTCCCCCGATGACCGTCGCGGTCGGAACCCCTTGCCGGGTGGTCCGCGCCATCACTGACGAGGATCTCACCACACGTACCGCCGGGTATTAG
- a CDS encoding putative quinol monooxygenase, whose product MTKTLLAEFTAREGSEAEVARLIREYALKVREEKGNLAFDVYTKSANPRAYWIFEAYRDEAAFKAHLNAPYGAPFNAALIPLIEEDGSVLTFLDPLAARP is encoded by the coding sequence ATGACGAAAACCCTGCTCGCCGAGTTCACCGCCCGAGAGGGATCGGAGGCCGAAGTCGCCCGCCTGATCCGGGAGTACGCCCTGAAGGTGCGCGAAGAGAAAGGCAACCTGGCCTTCGACGTCTACACCAAGTCGGCCAACCCACGCGCCTACTGGATCTTCGAGGCCTACCGCGACGAGGCCGCCTTCAAGGCACACCTGAACGCCCCGTACGGCGCCCCGTTCAACGCCGCGCTCATCCCGCTGATCGAGGAGGACGGCTCCGTACTGACGTTCCTTGATCCGCTGGCAGCACGTCCGTAA
- a CDS encoding sugar ABC transporter substrate-binding protein, whose product MSRISRLPSSLIRAAACTGVAALALTACGSGSESGTASSGSGDVKVGLITKTDTNPFFVKMKEGAEKSAKAEGVELMTAAGKFDGDNAGQVTAIENMVAAGVKGILITPSDSKAIVPALEKAKAQGVLVIALDTPTEPESAVDALFATDNLKAGELIGEYAKAAMKGKDAKIATLDLAPGVSVGVQRHNGFLKGFGIKEGDPSVVCSQDTGGDQAKGQTAMENCLQKEPGINVVYTINEPAALGAYTALKAKGREKDVLIVSVDGGCTGTEAVKGGTIAATSQQYPLKMAAEGVKAVVTFAKDGKKASGYTDTGVTLITDKVQDGVTSKDTAYGLENCWG is encoded by the coding sequence ATGTCACGCATCTCTCGTCTGCCGTCCTCCTTGATCAGAGCCGCTGCTTGCACGGGCGTCGCGGCCCTCGCCCTGACCGCCTGTGGATCCGGATCGGAATCGGGCACCGCGAGCAGCGGTTCGGGCGACGTCAAGGTCGGTCTGATCACCAAGACCGACACCAACCCGTTCTTCGTGAAGATGAAGGAGGGCGCGGAGAAGTCCGCGAAGGCCGAAGGCGTCGAGCTCATGACCGCGGCCGGCAAGTTCGACGGCGACAACGCCGGTCAGGTCACCGCCATCGAGAACATGGTCGCCGCCGGCGTGAAGGGCATCCTGATCACCCCGAGCGACTCCAAGGCGATCGTGCCGGCCCTCGAGAAGGCCAAGGCCCAGGGTGTGCTGGTCATCGCCCTGGACACGCCGACCGAGCCGGAGAGCGCGGTCGACGCCCTGTTCGCCACCGACAACCTCAAGGCCGGCGAGCTGATCGGCGAGTACGCCAAGGCGGCCATGAAGGGCAAGGACGCGAAGATAGCCACCCTCGACCTGGCGCCGGGCGTCTCCGTCGGCGTCCAGCGGCACAACGGCTTCCTGAAGGGCTTCGGCATCAAGGAGGGCGACCCCTCCGTCGTCTGCTCCCAGGACACCGGAGGCGACCAGGCCAAGGGCCAGACCGCGATGGAGAACTGCCTCCAGAAGGAACCCGGCATCAACGTCGTCTACACCATCAACGAGCCCGCCGCGCTGGGTGCGTACACCGCGCTCAAGGCCAAGGGCCGGGAGAAGGACGTACTGATCGTCTCCGTCGACGGCGGCTGCACCGGGACCGAGGCCGTCAAGGGCGGCACGATCGCCGCGACGTCGCAGCAGTACCCGCTGAAGATGGCCGCCGAGGGCGTCAAGGCCGTCGTGACGTTCGCCAAGGACGGCAAGAAGGCGTCGGGTTACACCGACACCGGTGTCACTCTCATCACCGACAAGGTGCAGGACGGGGTCACGTCCAAGGACACCGCGTACGGGCTGGAGAACTGCTGGGGCTGA
- a CDS encoding ABC transporter permease: MTATSTPPSKTSPYAELKAPTTARRLLMQPTTGPLVALLLACVFFSFSTDQFLTGGNFSLIVQQVMVVGTLAIGQTLIILTAGIDLSCGAVMAFGSIVIAKMAAEGSLPPLAAIALGLVVCGGFGLLNGALVQKIPLPPFIVTLGMLNVAFALTHIYSEEQTVTNLPGPLTALGQTFPLGKTDITYGSLVTIALFLLVAYALSSTSWGRHVHALGNSPEAARLNGIRTSRLTIGVYTAAGVLYGIAALLLISRTGVGDPQAGQTDNLDSITAVVLGGTSLFGGRGSVLGTFIGVLIVGVFRNGLQLMGVASIYQTLITGVLVILAVTVDQLSRKKAR; encoded by the coding sequence ATGACTGCCACGTCCACGCCCCCGAGCAAAACCTCGCCGTACGCGGAGCTCAAAGCACCGACCACGGCCCGCCGACTGCTCATGCAACCGACCACCGGCCCCCTGGTCGCCCTCCTCCTGGCCTGTGTCTTCTTCTCCTTCTCGACCGACCAGTTCCTCACGGGCGGGAACTTCTCGCTGATCGTGCAGCAGGTCATGGTCGTCGGCACCCTCGCCATCGGCCAGACGCTGATCATCCTCACCGCGGGCATCGATCTCTCCTGCGGTGCCGTGATGGCGTTCGGCAGCATCGTGATCGCCAAGATGGCGGCCGAGGGATCCCTGCCGCCGCTCGCCGCGATCGCGCTGGGCCTGGTCGTCTGTGGCGGCTTCGGTCTGCTCAACGGGGCGTTGGTGCAGAAGATCCCGCTGCCGCCGTTCATCGTGACCCTCGGCATGCTGAACGTGGCGTTCGCGCTGACCCACATCTACTCCGAGGAGCAGACGGTCACCAATCTGCCCGGCCCGCTGACGGCGCTCGGGCAGACCTTCCCGCTCGGCAAGACCGACATCACGTACGGGTCGCTGGTCACCATCGCCCTGTTCCTCCTCGTCGCGTACGCGCTGAGCAGCACCAGCTGGGGCCGGCATGTCCACGCGTTGGGCAACAGCCCGGAAGCAGCCCGGCTGAACGGCATCCGCACCTCCCGCCTGACCATCGGCGTCTACACCGCGGCCGGCGTCCTCTACGGCATCGCCGCCCTGTTGCTCATCTCCCGTACCGGAGTCGGCGACCCGCAGGCCGGGCAGACCGACAACCTCGACAGCATCACCGCGGTGGTGCTCGGCGGCACGAGCCTGTTCGGCGGACGCGGATCGGTTCTGGGCACGTTCATCGGCGTTCTCATCGTCGGCGTCTTCCGTAACGGCCTGCAGCTGATGGGTGTCGCCTCCATCTACCAGACCCTGATCACCGGTGTCCTGGTGATCCTCGCGGTGACCGTCGACCAGCTCTCCCGGAAGAAGGCCCGATGA
- a CDS encoding ATP-binding cassette domain-containing protein has translation MTTSTPAPVLQARGLVKRYGHVTAIDGADFDLLPGEVLAVIGDNGAGKTSLIKALTGAVVPDEGEIRLNGKPIAFSGPQSARAHGIETVYQDLAVAASMDIASNMFLGRELRRPGILGNAFRMLDKKRMRQEAAEHMADLKIGLRSLTQSVETLSGGQRQAVAVARAVAWARSVVVMDEPTAALGVKESGQVLDLIRRVRDKGMPVVLISHNMPHVFEIADRIHVHRLGRRAAVIKPSDYSMAEVVAIMTGALTVDEAGDTVVADSAAAKAAGVQAS, from the coding sequence ATGACCACCTCAACTCCGGCCCCTGTCTTGCAGGCCCGCGGTCTGGTCAAGCGCTACGGCCATGTCACCGCCATCGACGGCGCCGACTTCGACTTGCTGCCCGGCGAGGTCCTCGCGGTCATCGGCGACAACGGAGCCGGCAAGACGAGCCTCATCAAGGCGCTCACCGGCGCGGTGGTCCCCGACGAGGGCGAAATCCGCCTCAACGGGAAGCCCATCGCCTTCTCCGGCCCGCAAAGCGCCCGGGCCCACGGCATCGAGACGGTGTATCAGGACCTCGCGGTGGCCGCCTCCATGGACATCGCCTCCAACATGTTCCTCGGCCGCGAACTGCGCCGCCCCGGGATCCTCGGCAACGCCTTCCGCATGCTCGACAAGAAGCGCATGCGCCAGGAGGCCGCCGAGCACATGGCCGACCTGAAGATCGGTCTGCGCTCGCTGACGCAGTCGGTCGAGACGCTCTCCGGGGGACAGCGGCAGGCCGTCGCCGTCGCACGTGCCGTCGCATGGGCCCGTAGCGTCGTCGTCATGGACGAACCGACCGCCGCCCTCGGTGTCAAGGAGTCCGGCCAGGTCCTCGACCTCATCCGCCGGGTCCGGGACAAGGGCATGCCGGTCGTCCTGATCAGCCACAACATGCCGCACGTCTTCGAGATCGCCGACCGGATCCACGTACACCGGCTGGGCCGGCGCGCGGCCGTGATCAAGCCGTCCGACTACTCCATGGCCGAGGTCGTCGCCATCATGACCGGCGCGCTGACCGTCGACGAGGCCGGAGATACTGTCGTGGCGGATTCCGCGGCGGCCAAGGCCGCGGGTGTCCAGGCCAGCTGA
- a CDS encoding LacI family DNA-binding transcriptional regulator — protein sequence MAANRRPTLADVAREVGVSAKTVSRVLNEDGPVSAQTREQVLAAMARLGFQPNLMARNIRVGGPDTTIGLVIPDLANPFFGAVARAIEDTVRDRGLTLLMGSSADDPDRERALTDKFLARRVSILIVVPSVGADHSHLKSHRTAGLPVVFLDRPGVGLSTDSVVSTNRAGSHEGVAHLVAHGHRRIGFVGDLPVKLYTRRERLTGYRAALQEADIPYDRSLLASAHDQPGAEAATAQLLELADPPTALFAGNNIMALGIVAELARSKRKDVAVVAFDDVSLAEALEPALTVVAQDPEELGRSAAATALSRLDGDRSRARTITVPTRLIVRGSGEQPAPKP from the coding sequence ATGGCAGCGAACCGCCGCCCCACCCTGGCCGATGTCGCACGAGAAGTCGGCGTCAGCGCCAAGACCGTCTCGCGTGTCCTCAACGAGGACGGACCCGTCTCGGCTCAGACGCGGGAACAGGTACTCGCCGCGATGGCCAGGCTGGGCTTCCAGCCGAACCTCATGGCGCGCAACATCCGCGTCGGCGGTCCGGACACCACCATCGGACTGGTCATCCCCGACCTCGCCAACCCCTTCTTCGGAGCCGTGGCCCGCGCCATCGAGGACACCGTCCGGGACCGGGGCCTGACCCTGCTCATGGGCTCCTCCGCCGACGACCCCGACCGCGAACGCGCCCTGACGGACAAGTTCCTAGCCCGGCGCGTCAGCATCCTGATCGTCGTGCCGTCCGTGGGCGCCGACCACTCCCACCTCAAGTCGCACCGTACGGCGGGGCTGCCCGTCGTCTTCCTCGACCGCCCGGGAGTCGGCCTGTCCACGGACAGCGTCGTCAGCACCAACCGCGCCGGCTCCCACGAGGGCGTCGCCCACCTCGTCGCCCACGGGCACCGCCGCATCGGATTCGTCGGCGACCTGCCCGTCAAGCTGTACACCCGCCGCGAGCGCCTCACCGGCTACCGGGCGGCTCTGCAGGAAGCCGACATCCCCTACGACCGCTCGTTGCTCGCCAGCGCACACGATCAGCCGGGGGCCGAGGCCGCGACCGCCCAGCTCCTCGAACTGGCCGATCCCCCCACGGCGTTGTTCGCCGGAAACAACATCATGGCGCTCGGCATCGTCGCCGAACTCGCCCGCAGCAAGCGCAAGGACGTAGCCGTCGTCGCCTTCGACGACGTCTCCCTCGCCGAGGCACTGGAACCGGCCCTGACCGTCGTCGCCCAGGACCCCGAAGAACTCGGCCGCAGCGCCGCGGCCACCGCACTGTCCCGCCTCGACGGCGACCGCTCCCGGGCTCGCACCATCACCGTCCCCACCCGGCTGATCGTCCGGGGCTCGGGAGAACAACCCGCGCCCAAGCCGTAA
- a CDS encoding CocE/NonD family hydrolase C-terminal non-catalytic domain-containing protein, whose amino-acid sequence MLTPGQVYEIEVTAPDTANRFAAGHRIRLDISSSNFPRFDVNTNTGTPEAAARRTAVATNSVHMDVGHPSCLRVWVEGGVDGLA is encoded by the coding sequence TTGCTCACTCCGGGCCAGGTGTACGAGATCGAGGTCACCGCCCCCGACACGGCGAACCGCTTCGCCGCCGGCCACCGCATCCGCCTCGACATCTCCTCCAGCAACTTCCCCCGCTTCGACGTCAACACCAACACCGGCACCCCGGAGGCAGCGGCCCGCCGCACCGCCGTAGCCACGAACAGCGTGCACATGGACGTGGGGCACCCGTCGTGTCTGCGGGTGTGGGTGGAGGGAGGGGTGGACGGGCTCGCGTAG